One window of Cydia fagiglandana chromosome 19, ilCydFagi1.1, whole genome shotgun sequence genomic DNA carries:
- the LOC134673864 gene encoding cytochrome P450 6B5-like yields the protein MFLLIAPLILILLYLYFSKNHDYWAKRGVKHDTPIPIFGNHLHCVFTLKSITEVTCELYKKYSKERIVGYYRGRTPALIIRDPEIVKRIMCSDFWSFYNRGAGRNPEQESLMLNVFHGDGDTWKLLRQHTSSAYTLAKLKAMYPLVIQCAEDLQKVVKTVAQKKGSFNAVDLMARFTIDFIGACGFGVDVNSMNTENSIFKKLGKLIFTKTAMERLKQAMYELFPELRRYIYVSDREILLTLNKLVSAILEQRNNQPSGRNDYIDLLLELEKNGKMRGKSLEKVNPDNSPMEVEMEMDFKLFVANVALFFAAGFETSSSAMSYTLHELAFYPQLQKEIQEEIDEVLSKYDGKLCYDSVSRMPKLARAFKEAMRKFPAGGVLNRVCTKRYTIPGTGVTIDPGVEIFIPVQALQMDERYHEDPEEFNPERFLPKNEAKMGKYVYLPFGEGQRGCMGSRLGEMQSLAGLAALLQVASVSPCGATVRRPRPDPRAYFVQGFADGLPLTLTLRDK from the exons ATGTTTCTACTTATCGCGCCGTTAATTCTCATTTTGCTATACTTATACTTCAGCAAAAATCACGATTATTGGGCAAAAAGGGGGGTTAAACATGACACACCGATACCAATATTCGGGAATCATTTGCACTGCGTATTTACATTGAAAAGCATTACAGAAGTAACCTGTGAGCTTTACAAGAAATATTCAAAAGAAAGAATCGTTGGGTACTATCGCGGTAGAACACCTGCACTTATTATTAGAGACCCAGAGATTGTTAAAAGGATTATGTGCTCTGATTTTTGGTCGTTTTACAATCGAGGGGCTGGAAGGAATCCTGAGCAAGAATCTCTAATGTTAAATGTTTTTCATGGAGACGGTGACACTTGGAAATTGCTGCGACAGCATACATCGTCGGCTTACACTTTAGCCAAGTTAAAAGCTATGTATCCCTTGGTGATACAGTGCGCGGAAGACCTACAGAAGGTAGTGAAGACTGTAGCACAGAAAAAAGGTAGTTTTAACGCAGTTGATCTCATGGCTCGATTTACGATAGATTTCATAGGCGCTTGCGGTTTCGGCGTCGATGTAAACTCGATGAACACTGAAAATTCCATATTTAAGAAGCTAGGAAAGCTGATATTTACTAAAACAGCTATGGAACGGCTCAAACAGGCAATGTATGAGCTCTTTCCTGAATTACGTAGGTACATATACGTGTCGGATAGAGAAATTCTTCTTACTCTGAATAAACTTGTGTCAGCGATTCTGGAACAGAGGAACAACCAGCCTTCTGGGCGGAACGACTACATAGATTTGCTGCTAGAATTGGAAAAGAACGGGAAAATGCGCGGCAAATCTCTTGAGAAAGTAAACCCTGACAATTCTCCGATGGAGGTCGAGATGGAGATGGATTTCAAGCTATTCGTGGCAAATGTAGCTTTATTTTTCGCGGCCGGATTTGAAACTTCGTCTTCAGCAATGAGTTATACTTTACACGAGCTTGCATTTTATCCGCAACTGCAAAAAGAAATTCAGGAAGAAATAGATGAAGTTTTATCGAAATATGACGGTAAACTCTGCTATGATTCCGTGTCAAGAATGCCTAAGCTGGCTAGGGCTTTTAAAGAGGCAATGAGGAAGTTCCCGGCAGGCGGGGTTCTGAACCGTGTCTGTACGAAGCGGTACACGATACCCGGTACAGGGGTGACCATAGATCCGGGTGTGGAGATATTTATACCGGTGCAAGCGTTGCAAATGGATGAGCGGTATCATGAGGATCCTGAGGAGTTTAATCCGGAAAGATTCTTGCCTAAGAACGAGGCGAAAATGGGAAAATATGTGTATCTGCCGTTCGGAGAAGGACAAAGAGGGTGTATGG GTTCCCGACTAGGCGAGATGCAGTCGCTCGCCGGATTGGCAGCACTGCTACAAGTCGCCAGCGTGTCGCCATGCGGCGCCACCGTCCGCCGGCCCAGGCCCGACCCGCGCGCTTACTTCGTGCAGGGCTTTGCGGACGGCCTTCCCCTTACTTTGACATTGCGAGATAAATAG